The following proteins are encoded in a genomic region of Candidatus Marinarcus aquaticus:
- a CDS encoding polysaccharide deacetylase family protein — protein sequence MRVLLLLAISYLYILADAHIFVYHRFGDAQHASTNTSLEELEKEFQYFKENNYEVVKVEQIIEKVKKKEEVPSNWVALTIDDSYKSFYENGLPIFKKYNYPFSLAVYVKATQKGYQDFMSWDEVKEASKYGSISLHSYDHPHLTKLSDQEIKEDTQKGIELFQKHLGYKPSIYVYPYGEYNEQVAQAIKSFGFDAILNQNNGSINERSNVQDINRIALVGEVNIKQKLRYNTLDVQWMEPKEYPKDNILKRVVAKVDPKIKNIKLYVTGSTWKDINVKNGIIDEVVNIELKKNRVRVVLSTDYYTVSNKLLIK from the coding sequence ATGCGAGTCTTACTCCTTCTAGCTATTTCTTATCTGTACATCCTTGCGGATGCTCACATTTTTGTGTATCACCGATTTGGTGATGCCCAACATGCCAGTACCAATACCTCACTTGAAGAGCTTGAAAAAGAATTTCAATACTTTAAAGAGAACAACTATGAAGTGGTAAAAGTTGAACAAATCATTGAAAAAGTTAAAAAGAAAGAAGAGGTACCTAGTAATTGGGTTGCCCTAACCATTGATGATTCATACAAAAGCTTTTATGAGAACGGTCTGCCTATCTTTAAAAAATACAACTACCCATTTTCACTAGCAGTCTATGTGAAAGCAACACAAAAAGGGTATCAAGACTTTATGAGTTGGGACGAAGTAAAAGAAGCTTCAAAGTATGGTTCTATCTCTCTTCATTCTTATGACCATCCGCATTTAACCAAACTCTCTGACCAAGAAATAAAAGAAGACACACAAAAAGGGATTGAACTTTTCCAAAAGCATTTAGGCTACAAACCCTCAATTTATGTCTACCCTTACGGAGAGTATAATGAGCAAGTAGCTCAAGCCATTAAAAGCTTTGGTTTTGATGCCATTTTAAATCAAAACAATGGTTCGATTAACGAAAGAAGTAATGTACAAGATATAAACCGAATTGCCTTAGTAGGTGAAGTCAATATCAAGCAAAAACTTCGATACAACACTTTAGATGTACAATGGATGGAACCCAAAGAGTATCCAAAAGATAATATACTCAAACGAGTGGTTGCAAAAGTCGACCCAAAAATAAAAAACATCAAACTCTATGTTACGGGTTCAACATGGAAAGATATCAATGTAAAAAATGGTATAATCGACGAAGTTG
- the secG gene encoding preprotein translocase subunit SecG yields MASTLLVVQFILAIILTITVLLQKSSSIGLGAYSGSNESLFGAKGPANFLTKATMIIGLAFVINTLVLGYTYNEQRQKSAVDTVQTDTLIPSTPVPTQTQSAPAAPDAPAAPVSK; encoded by the coding sequence ATGGCATCTACACTTTTAGTAGTTCAATTTATTTTAGCAATTATTTTAACCATTACTGTATTACTTCAAAAAAGTTCAAGCATTGGTCTTGGAGCATACAGTGGAAGTAACGAGTCTTTGTTTGGAGCAAAAGGGCCTGCAAACTTTTTAACAAAAGCGACAATGATCATTGGTTTAGCGTTTGTTATCAACACATTAGTACTTGGATACACTTACAATGAACAACGACAAAAAAGTGCTGTAGATACCGTTCAAACGGATACACTTATTCCATCAACGCCGGTTCCAACACAAACACAAAGTGCACCAGCTGCGCCAGATGCACCTGCTGCTCCTGTTTCAAAATAA
- a CDS encoding methyltransferase domain-containing protein, with product MSVKNEFSKYANQYNSHNIIQQIVAKSLVRELEFEPKRILELGCGSGQIYRQIYWNVDYYKAIDFSSSMCELHPKGENIEVQCHDFDTQSFLDSIKDEQYDLVLSSSALQWSKDLSKITHILSQVASQMRAVLFTSNTFKTIQTISQQPSPILSEAKIKEAFSAYFECEFETILYKLEFENKKELFDYIKKSGVSGESSLDFKMAKKLYKEYDLNYLEFEVIFVKAFSKS from the coding sequence ATGTCAGTAAAAAATGAATTCTCCAAATACGCCAATCAATACAATTCGCATAATATCATACAACAAATCGTTGCCAAATCTTTGGTGCGTGAATTGGAGTTTGAACCCAAACGTATTTTAGAGTTGGGGTGTGGTTCAGGACAAATTTACAGACAAATTTACTGGAATGTGGATTACTATAAAGCCATCGACTTCTCCTCTTCAATGTGCGAACTGCACCCAAAGGGTGAAAACATTGAAGTACAATGCCACGACTTTGATACACAAAGCTTTTTAGACTCTATTAAAGATGAACAGTATGATTTGGTTCTCTCTTCTTCGGCTCTTCAGTGGTCAAAAGATTTGTCTAAAATCACACATATATTAAGTCAAGTAGCATCTCAAATGCGCGCGGTGTTATTCACTTCTAATACCTTTAAAACCATACAAACCATTTCTCAACAACCATCACCTATATTAAGTGAAGCAAAAATTAAAGAGGCGTTTAGTGCTTACTTTGAGTGTGAATTTGAAACGATACTATATAAATTAGAGTTTGAGAATAAAAAAGAGCTTTTTGATTATATTAAAAAGTCAGGGGTGAGTGGTGAGAGCAGTTTGGATTTTAAAATGGCTAAAAAGCTTTATAAAGAGTATGACTTAAACTACTTAGAGTTTGAAGTGATTTTTGTCAAAGCTTTCTCTAAATCATAG
- a CDS encoding thiamine-phosphate pyrophosphorylase has protein sequence MIPSNELRLIDANLNRLREGIRVVEDMFRYIYNDKTLASRLKELRHQARLECYEALLDSRDIKNDVLKQSTASEQTRQDIYSVMIANFKRAQESARVLEEFTKIQSVQNSETFKYIRYELYDLEKALTKITSNSK, from the coding sequence ATGATTCCATCTAACGAACTCAGACTTATTGATGCCAACTTAAATCGACTGCGTGAAGGTATTCGTGTAGTAGAAGATATGTTCCGATACATCTATAATGACAAAACCCTTGCCTCACGACTCAAAGAGTTAAGACACCAAGCACGACTTGAGTGTTATGAAGCACTGCTTGATTCACGTGATATTAAAAATGATGTACTCAAACAATCCACTGCTTCAGAACAGACTCGACAAGATATATACAGTGTTATGATTGCGAATTTTAAACGCGCTCAAGAGAGTGCCCGCGTATTAGAAGAGTTTACCAAAATTCAAAGTGTTCAAAACAGTGAAACTTTTAAGTATATTCGTTATGAACTCTATGATTTAGAGAAAGCTTTGACAAAAATCACTTCAAACTCTAAGTAG